In one Bacillus sp. PK3_68 genomic region, the following are encoded:
- a CDS encoding S-layer homology domain-containing protein, translating to MRRVVGSLAALFIIFTFVIHASAQSLTDIDSHWAKKEIETLNSMGIVSGYEDGKFRPYTQVTRGQFVAYLVRALDLPAGESAFPDVPASSRLYKEIAAGKKAGLISGNAKGLALADAPVTRSDVAAMLDRAMQLKGDYTKRQPLTFTDASKIGKYAYGAVERMSYYGLIKGTADNRFEPQKVATRGEAVVFIYRMMDKLDLLGGEQKPQPSDNQEVVIPVNDQQSVKVRMNTKGVPLIYDKKVMDDHVLSTDSHYYYYLGQVSKPLGSLQVTLRKLDNGDTFVFTKFIHNGSDTYSASVSLPFEQANEHSIAKYSSFGTVNQSHHSVFGVDKTSHPVGILSVKNGTTLKNEMMIGKNYISLQRQTNYSNGQRSVIRELLDEKESYEVVEDTAKQTITAQMNMEVRGKAISESWLLLSGKPLFENASNRDDWFKRTIAEYSSINNWLTADGAYTKLPWSIDPAHQMGYGRNVGRLQGGVYLTVYNENKERYLRDLVVNSLADLDTLSGGALTAGENPIFETEYTSSGLKEQYGLTAPYIDTRHNENAALFLKNTAESLNISQLKGANLRYADFLVSQKGLGNIIPVTASSYLIADYYKADGPKVRTHASLNHTLGEMRFLLETYKQTKNNAYLTTARQLKAGVENLNWARPNGDLWYQYNGNGKFGGNDYENLTLMDLLLSQNIFAEVDIPRSKAFDAMIKQKQSTLLIMKNRLFQRSFSCFASRASVP from the coding sequence ATGCGAAGAGTTGTAGGTAGTCTGGCTGCTTTATTCATTATATTTACCTTCGTCATCCATGCCTCTGCCCAATCCCTCACCGATATAGACAGTCATTGGGCGAAGAAGGAGATTGAGACACTTAATAGCATGGGAATCGTTAGCGGTTATGAAGATGGAAAATTTCGTCCGTATACTCAGGTGACACGAGGACAATTTGTTGCTTATTTAGTCCGTGCATTAGATTTGCCAGCGGGTGAATCAGCATTTCCGGATGTGCCGGCCAGCAGCCGTCTTTATAAGGAAATAGCTGCTGGTAAGAAAGCAGGCTTGATTAGTGGAAATGCCAAGGGGTTAGCTCTTGCTGATGCACCGGTGACACGGTCAGATGTTGCTGCTATGCTGGATCGGGCGATGCAGCTGAAAGGCGATTATACAAAAAGACAGCCACTCACATTCACAGACGCCTCGAAAATCGGAAAATACGCATATGGCGCTGTTGAGCGAATGAGTTACTATGGCTTAATTAAAGGAACTGCCGATAATAGATTTGAACCACAAAAGGTAGCTACACGTGGAGAAGCTGTTGTATTCATATATAGAATGATGGACAAGCTCGATCTGCTAGGTGGTGAACAGAAACCGCAGCCTTCAGATAACCAGGAGGTCGTCATTCCTGTTAATGATCAGCAGTCTGTGAAGGTGAGGATGAATACGAAAGGTGTCCCGCTTATATACGACAAAAAGGTGATGGATGATCATGTTTTATCTACAGATAGCCACTACTATTATTATTTAGGGCAGGTATCTAAACCACTTGGCTCCCTTCAAGTCACATTGCGCAAGCTTGATAATGGCGATACATTTGTATTTACGAAATTTATTCACAATGGTTCCGATACGTATTCCGCTTCTGTTAGCCTGCCATTTGAGCAAGCCAATGAACATTCGATAGCAAAATACTCTTCATTCGGAACGGTTAATCAATCACATCACTCTGTATTTGGTGTTGATAAAACCTCCCATCCTGTTGGTATCCTATCGGTGAAAAACGGGACAACATTAAAAAATGAAATGATGATCGGTAAAAATTATATTTCTCTCCAACGACAGACGAACTACTCAAACGGACAAAGATCTGTTATTCGAGAGCTGCTTGATGAAAAAGAGAGCTATGAAGTAGTCGAGGATACAGCGAAGCAAACGATTACTGCCCAAATGAACATGGAAGTAAGAGGAAAAGCCATTTCTGAATCATGGCTGCTGCTCTCAGGCAAACCGCTGTTTGAAAATGCAAGTAACCGGGACGACTGGTTCAAACGTACAATCGCAGAGTATAGTTCTATTAATAACTGGCTCACAGCGGATGGAGCCTACACAAAATTGCCTTGGTCTATTGATCCAGCTCATCAAATGGGATATGGACGCAATGTAGGGCGTCTACAAGGAGGCGTTTACCTAACCGTTTATAATGAGAATAAGGAGCGTTACCTTCGTGATCTCGTTGTTAATTCACTGGCCGATCTTGATACTCTTTCCGGGGGAGCATTGACTGCTGGTGAAAACCCTATCTTTGAAACCGAGTATACAAGCTCAGGGCTCAAAGAGCAGTATGGTCTTACAGCTCCTTACATTGATACCCGCCATAATGAAAATGCCGCTTTATTTCTTAAGAACACAGCCGAATCTTTAAATATTTCACAGCTAAAAGGAGCGAATCTGCGTTATGCCGATTTTCTTGTCTCGCAAAAGGGGCTTGGAAATATTATTCCAGTGACGGCATCAAGTTATTTAATTGCTGATTATTATAAGGCTGATGGGCCGAAAGTGAGAACTCATGCCTCACTTAATCACACACTTGGTGAAATGAGATTTTTACTTGAAACGTATAAACAGACGAAAAATAATGCTTATTTAACAACAGCCCGGCAATTAAAAGCAGGGGTTGAGAACTTAAACTGGGCTCGTCCGAACGGCGACCTTTGGTATCAATATAACGGCAATGGCAAATTTGGTGGCAATGATTATGAAAACTTAACTCTGATGGATTTATTGTTGAGCCAAAATATCTTTGCGGAAGTAGATATTCCGCGCAGCAAAGCGTTTGATGCCATGATTAAACAAAAACAAAGTACCTTGTTGATAATGAAAAACCGATTATTCCAGCGGTCGTTCAGCTGCTTCGCGAGCAGGGCTTCGGTGCCATGA
- a CDS encoding MFS transporter, translated as MKPSPNLFRNRVFQAIIISGLFLQIGIWIRNFAVLLFVMEQTNGDPFAVSMISVAEFAPIFIFSFIGGAFADRWSPKKTMVWCDILSALSVFAVLVTLVMGTWKVVFFATLISAILSQFSQPSGMKLFKMHLAGEQMQAGMSVYQTLFAVFMVLGPIVGTFVFESFGINISIAITGAAFLLSAFALGFLPKDRSMEEENRETTLWQEMKSGIQYVLKKKELSLLGLCFMAAGLGMGFIQPLSIFLVTEQLGLHKENLQWLFMVNGIGMIIGGAGVMVFAKTVAPQKLLICGMLANAIGLAVMGLSTNLWLTLIAEFFNGLMMPCIQIGINTMILQRTEGAFIGRVNGILSPLFTGSMVLTMSAAGLLKGLFSLTAIFEAAAVLFIIGMICVLPLYNMRGETKPDSVDPQG; from the coding sequence ATAAAGCCATCGCCTAATTTATTTCGGAACCGTGTTTTTCAGGCGATTATTATTTCAGGTCTTTTTTTACAGATCGGTATATGGATACGGAATTTTGCTGTTCTACTGTTCGTTATGGAGCAGACAAATGGTGACCCGTTTGCAGTTTCAATGATTTCAGTAGCAGAGTTTGCGCCGATTTTTATTTTTTCATTTATTGGAGGCGCGTTTGCTGACCGTTGGAGTCCAAAGAAAACAATGGTATGGTGTGACATTTTAAGTGCTTTATCTGTATTTGCGGTGCTGGTAACGCTTGTTATGGGAACTTGGAAGGTGGTATTTTTTGCCACGTTGATATCAGCGATTCTTTCACAGTTCTCTCAGCCGTCGGGCATGAAGTTATTTAAAATGCACTTAGCCGGAGAGCAGATGCAGGCGGGGATGTCAGTCTACCAAACATTATTTGCCGTGTTTATGGTCTTAGGCCCTATTGTTGGCACGTTTGTCTTTGAATCTTTTGGCATCAACATTTCAATTGCTATTACAGGCGCTGCTTTTTTGCTTTCGGCTTTCGCACTCGGCTTTCTGCCTAAAGACCGGAGCATGGAGGAAGAAAATAGAGAAACAACTTTATGGCAGGAAATGAAAAGCGGCATTCAATATGTGTTGAAAAAGAAAGAGTTAAGTTTGTTGGGGTTATGCTTTATGGCAGCAGGGCTCGGCATGGGGTTTATTCAGCCGCTTTCGATCTTTCTCGTAACAGAGCAATTAGGCTTGCACAAAGAAAACCTTCAATGGCTATTTATGGTGAATGGCATCGGCATGATTATAGGTGGAGCAGGCGTGATGGTTTTTGCTAAAACAGTCGCTCCGCAAAAGCTTCTTATCTGCGGAATGCTTGCGAACGCCATTGGTTTGGCGGTAATGGGGTTATCTACGAACCTTTGGCTGACACTCATAGCTGAATTTTTTAACGGGCTAATGATGCCTTGTATCCAGATCGGCATTAACACGATGATTTTGCAAAGAACAGAAGGTGCTTTCATTGGCAGGGTCAATGGGATTTTAAGTCCATTGTTTACTGGTTCGATGGTATTAACGATGAGTGCAGCAGGCCTCCTAAAAGGTTTGTTCTCTCTCACCGCTATTTTTGAAGCGGCAGCTGTTTTGTTTATTATCGGTATGATCTGTGTTCTACCTTTATATAATATGAGAGGGGAAACAAAGCCGGATTCTGTGGACCCTCAGGGATAG